The following is a genomic window from Nitrospirota bacterium.
ACTGTATATATATTGACCCGACTGACAGGTGTAATGCCAATTGTCCTTATTGTTATATTCCTTCAAAGATAAGGAAGCAGGGCTCACAGATGACTGCTGAGGATCTGGACAAGGCGCTGGCAAAGATAGAAGAGCATTTTAAAAACATAAAGAAAAAACCTGTGATAGTTTTTCATGCTGCTGAACCGTTGCTTGTAAAAAATATTCTTTTTGATGCCATAAAGAAATACCACAATAAATTCCTCTTTGGTATTCAGACCAATGCATTGCTGCTTAAAAAAGAGGACGTAGGGTTTATAAAAAAGCACAGAATTGGAATTGGAATATCTCTTGATGCCGCAAGGGCGGATATTAATAATTGTTCACGAGTGACTGCAAAAGGCGGAGGAAATTTTAAAAAGGCTGTGCAGGCATTGGACTGGTTTGCAGGATATGAAGGATTGAATGTTATATGCACGGTTACCAAGTACAATGTTGACAGGCTCTCTGAGCTTGTGAAATTTCTTCACAAGAAAAAAGTCCCTTGTGTACTGCTCAACCCGGTCAGGCTTACACAAAGGCGTGCAGTTAATTTAAAGCCTGACGATATGCTGTTTGCAAAAAATTTAATTCATGCCGTTGAGACTGCAATAAACCTGTCACGAAAATCAGGACGGCAGATTGTTGTGGGAAATTTTGCCAATGTTATTTTGGCGATAATATCGCCGACTGCCAGACGCATGATGTGCGATATATCTCCCTGCGGCGGGGGCAGAACTTTTCTGACTGTCACTGCTGACGGCAGTATGGTGCCCTGCGGAGAATTCATCAGCATGAAGGAGTTTTCCGGAGGGAATATTTTTAAAACATCAATATCTTCGGCGATGAGCTCAAAGCCATTCAAAAAAATACGAACAAGGATCGTGGAGAAGATTGACGAGTGCAATACCTGCAATTTCAGGCATATTTGCGGCTCGCCTTGCCCTGCAGAAATGCATGCACGCGGCAATATATACCAAAAAGCGGCATTTTGCGAGTTTTACAAAGAGATAATAAAATATGCGTTTAAAATAATAGCTGAAGACAAGGTGAAATATCTTTTAAGGGAAGGCTCTCTTGATCAGATGCATTATGAGTATCAGTTTAAGTAAATATGAAAAAGAATTTAAGGTCGGGCTATACAACAGGCGCATGTGCCGCTGCAGCGGCAAAGGCGGCAGCATTACTTGTGATGCGTAATGCGTTATGCGTTATTGGAAAAAAATCAAACGGCAAACCAGTCACTCGTCACGCGTTACGCCTTACTGATGTTAAAATTCCCTTCCCGGATGGAAGCAGGCACAAGTTTAAAATTCACAATACAGGATACAGGATGCAGGATAAAATTGTGCGGGCTTCTGTAATCAAAGATGCCGGTGATGACCCGGATGTGACAAACGGAGCGGAGATAGTTGCGGAAGTGAGACTGCAAAGGTCAGGGGTAAGGGGTAAGGGGTCAGAAAAGACACGGATTTTTATAAGCGGCGGCAAAGGCGTAGGCATTGTCACTAAGCCCGGGCTTGCTGTCCCTGTCGGCGAGCCGGCGATAAACCCTGTACCGAGGAAGATGATTGAGGAGGCGGTGATGGAAGCCATTAAAGATAGTTGTGAGTTAAGAGTTAGGAGTTATGAGTTGACAGATAAAAAAGACTCTAAACTCCGAAACCTTGAAGTAACTATTTCTGTTATAAATGGCGAAGAACTGGCAAAAAAAACCCTTAATCACAGACTGGGTATTGTTGGCGGCATATCAATTCTTGGCACAACAGGCATTGTTAAACCCGTATCCACTGAGGCATGGACAGCGACAATCACCTCTTCTATGGATGTAGCGAGGGCAATGGGGCATCGGGAGATTGTTCTTTCAAGTGGACGAACTTCAGAAAAGGCGCATATGATGAAATTCAATTTTCCTGAAGAATGTTATGTAATGATGGGAGATTACCTTGAGTTTTCACTTCTTGAGGCAAAAAAACACAGGTTCGGGAAAATTCATCTCTGTGCACAATGGGCGAAGATGCTTAAGATTGCCATGGCAACGCCTCAGACGCATGTGAGGCACGGGGCGATTGATTTAAAACAGACGGTGGAATTTCTGAGAAAACAGGGACAATGTGTAAGTAGCAAAGGTCAGGGGTCAAGGGTCAAGCCTGCCTGCTCGGTAGGCAGGGGTCAAGGATTATTGGATGGCGAGTTTAATACTGCCCATGAAATCTTTGATTGCATTAATTCATCCCCCAGACTTTATCCTTCATCCATTTTCTCAAAAGTCAGCTCCGCAGCAAAAAAATATGCAGAGGGAATTATGGGTGGAATATCCGTGATTGGACATCTTGTATCGTACGATGGAGAGGTTATAATAAGCTGTGATTAAAATCTATGCCATCGGAATCGGTTATAAACCTCTTGATAAAAAGGCGCAGGAAATTATCTTTAACTCTGAAATAATACTTGCATCCAAGAGACTTTTTGAAGTTTTTAAGCGCTATCAAGAATTCAAAAAAATTAAGGATAGGGTTAAAGTAATAAATAATGTGGATGAGACATTAAGTTTTATAAAGGGTTTACTTACATCACGCATTACGCCTCACGCATTACGCCCCATCGTCCTTCTTGCCTCAGGCGACCCTATGTTCTTTGGAATCGGCAGAAGGCTTGTAGAAGAATTCGGAAGGGATAAGGTGGAAATTCTGCCCGACCTTTCAAGCATACAATTGGCATTTTCAAGGATTAAAGAAGTGTGGAGCGATGCTTTTTTAATGAGCCTCCACGGCGGACCTGACCCTAAAAAAAGAAGGAAACTGAAAAATGGACTTGAGGATATCCAAATGCTTTTAGAAAAGCATAACAAGATTGCTATTCTTACAGATAAGGTGAACAACCCGTCGGTAATTGCAAAGGAACTTACCTCATCCTTCATCCCTCATTATTCATCCTTAACGATGTTTGTCTGCGAAAGACTCGACTATCCTGATGAGAAAATCATTAAGGGCACGCCTGAAAAAATCGCAAAAATGAGATTCAGGGAGCCGAATGTAGTGATAATAGAGGGGCAGGGGTCAAGTAGCAAGGTACAAGATTATAAAATAGATTTTGGAATGAAAGAAGACGAAATAGTCCATTCAAGAGGACTTATAACAAAAGATGAGATAAGGGCAATTGCTATTCATAAACTGAGACTTCCTCAAAATGGAGTGCTCTGGGATATTGGCGCAGGTTCAGGTTCCATATCAATAGAGGCGGCAAGGCTATTCCCCTCATTAAGAGTTTTCGCAATAGAAAAGGATGGGAATCAAATCAGTAATATCAAAAAAAATAAAATCAGATTTAACACAGCGAATGTTTTGATAATTAAAGGTGAGGCGCCTGATGCGCTCAAGAGATTACCGGCTCCGGACAGGGTTTTTATAGGCGGAAGCGGAGGAAGACTCGGCAGAATAATCAGTTTTATTGCAAAACTGCCGGTTGGAATTATTATCATAAATGCCGTTACAATAGAAACTTTGAATGAGGCAGTCAAAGGCCTTGAATCAAAAGGATTTAAAACAAGGGTCTCAGAGGTTGCTGTGTCAAGGTCAAGGCTTATCGGCGGCAGGATGCACATGAGCGCATTAAATCCGATTTTTATAATCACAGGAGAAAAGAGATTGAAATGACAGGCCGTCTGTATGTTATAGGGGTAGGACCTGGGGACCCCGAACTGCTAACCATGAAGGCAGTAAGAATACTTAAAACTGTGAATTGCATCTGTGTTCCCAAGGGCAGAGAAGAGGGAAGCAGCCTTGCATTGTCTATTGTAAAAAAGGCTTTGAATTTGGACGGTAAGGAGATTATTGAGGCATATTTCCCGATGAGGAAAACAAAAAGACAGTATCAGAGTATCAGAGTGTCAGAGTGTCAAAGAAAAACAGACGCATCACGGTCTTTAGATTGCGAGCTTAATTCAATGTGGCAGCAGACTGTGGAAACGGTCTTAAGCAGGCTTAGCAAGGGGACTAATGTCGTTTTTATCACTCTCGGCGACCCTGCGGTTTACAGCACTTTTTTTTATCTCTTTGACAGCCTTCTTGAATTAAATCCCGCGCTGAATATTGAGATAATTCCGGGCGTATCTTCTATTAATGCATCTGCTGCGGCTGCAAAAATATCATTGGGTCTTGCTGATGAAAAAATTGCAATACTTCCTGTAAATTATATTGACGATTTGGCAAAGACACTGATGAATTTTGATTCTGTAGTACTTATGAAGGTGCATAAGGTATTTAATGATATCAGAAAAACCCTGAATGAGATGAATCTTTTGGATAATGCAGTTTATATCGCACGGGCAGGGATGGAGGATGAAAAGATTTTTAAAGATATCAGGGATGTAAAAGAAAAAGACCTGAATTATTTTTCCATGGTAATTGTAAGAAAATGAACGGAAACGATTTAAATTTTTTTAAAAACTGGTTTGCATCTTTTACAAAATCTTTTTATTTCAAGAATGAGGAGGATCAGCAAAACATTATACTAAAGGTTGAGCATACCTATAATGTATGTGTAAATATCATTAAAATAGCAGGAGATCTGGGGTTTGATGATAATGCAATGATGCTTGCTGAGACTACGGCGCTCTTTCATGATTTAGGGAGGTTTCCGCAATATGCGAAATATAAAACATTTAAAGATAACATTTCAATTAACCACGGTCTTCTTGGGGCAAGGACGCTTATTGAAGAGAAAATCCTTCAAAGGCTTTCGGAAAAAGAACAGAATTTGATTGTTCAGGCAGTTAAATTTCACAATACCTTTAGAATACCGAAATTAAATAATGATGCTGTGATACTTTTTTTAAAACTCATCAGGGATGCTGATAAACTGGATATTCTGCGAGTCTTCATAGAATACTATGAAACCCCTCTGGACAAAAGGGCATCAGCGGCAGGGCTCGGTCTTATAGATTCGCCAGAATATTCAAAAGAGATTTTAACCTGTTTTCACAAAAGACAAATACCATCTTATACAACTTTAAAAACGCTGTGCGATTTTAAGCTGATGAAACTGACATGGCTTTATGACCTGAATTTTCAAGACACATTTAAATTGCTTTTAGAGAGAAACTATATAAACAGGCTGGTCAGATATTTACCGGATGCGGAGGAAATTAACAGGGCAGTGGAAGCGCTCAAAGAATTTGTGCGCCAGAAAGCTTCAGCGCAGGAGGTTTTTTAAGATGCAGACTTTAAAGGTTTACTTTATTGGCGCAGGCCCCGGAGACCCTGAACTTATAACGATCAAGGGCAGAAGGATTCTTGATAATGCTGATGTTGTTATTTATGCAGGAAGTCTTGTAAATCCAGAGCTTCTTAAAGGCATAAAGGCTGAAGTGCATGATTCATCTAAAATGACTCTGGATGAAATAATCAGGATTATGAGTGGTTCTATAGCAAAAGGCAATACAGTGGCAAGGCTTCATACAGGAGACACGTCATTTTACAGCGCGATATCCGAGCAGATTGAAAAACTCAGGGAATTAAAAATTGAGTATGAAGTTGTACCCGGCGTGTCTTCTGCGATGGCGGGCGCAGCAGCGTTAGGGCAGGAACTTACAATCCCGGAGATAAGCCAGACAGTAATATTCACACGCATTGAAGGAAGAACGCCTGTGCCTGAGGCTGAAAGGCTGGGTGAACTTGCAAGACACAATGCGACAATGGTGATTTTTTTAAGCGTCGGCATGATAGAAAAAGTCCGTGATGAATTGTTAAAAGGCTATTCGGCAGATACGCCTGTTGCGGTGATTGAAAGGGTGTCATGGCATGATGAAAGGATTGTCAAAGGGGCTTTGAAGGACATTGCAGAGATGGTTAGGAATGCCGGTATTGCCAAGACTGCATTGATTTATGTGGGAGAGTCTCTTAAGGCGCCTGATGAGCAGTTAAAAAAGGAGTCTAAACTTTATAATAAGGATTTTAAACATGGATACAGAAGTTAAAACCCCTGTTGTTTTTTATGTTACGAAAAACGGTCTTAATCTTGGAAAACATCTGAAGGTCATTTATCCCGGCACGCAGGTTTTAAAATTTAAACCAGAAGACGTTGTTCGCCTTTGGCACAAAAACAAAACCTTTATCTTTATTATGGCGTCAGGCATTGCTGTAAGGACAATAGCTCCATTGATAAAGGATAAAAGAACAGACCCGGCAGTTGTTGTACTGGATGAAAAGGGGAGGTATGCGGTAAGCCTTTTAAGCGGCCATCTCGGAGGTGCAAATAGGATTGCAAAAGAAGTCGCAGGTTTTTTTGGAGGCAGGCCGGTAATAACAACGGCATCGGATATAAGTAATCTTACTGCAATGGATTTATGGGCAGAGGGGAATAATCTGGCCATTGAAAACTGGAATTTGCTCCCTAAGATTTCTACAAGGCTGATAGACAATGGCAGGCTGAATGTATATGTTGAGCAGGTTTCAGGGATAAAATTGCCTGCAGAGTTTTTAGCGGTCAAAGCCCCTAAGGATGCTGATGTTATTATTACCAATAAGGCAGGCGGGCTCAGGGCCTTACCTGCTGGCCGGCAGGTTCTGCTCTCAAAACTTTTTTTAAGACCGAAGGATCTCGTCATAGGCATCGGGTGCAACAGCGGCACTTCAGCAGAAGAGATAGAAAGCGCAGTTAAAAAAACTCTAAAGAAAAACAATTTATCATTTTTATCAATTCATTCAATTGCTACCATTGACATAAAAGGCAGAGAAACTGGCTTAATTGCGTTTGCAAAAAAATATAATTTCAAGATTAACACATTTACGCCTGATGAGATTAACTCGGTAATTTCCAACCTTTGCTCTTTAGCCTTCAACTTTTCTGCTGCCGCTTACAAAGCCACCGGAGCCAAAGGAGTGGCAGAGCCGGCTGCAATCCTTGCGGCTGAAACTGATAACCTGTTGGTTCTGAAACAGAAAAGCGGGAATTTGCCTGTGGCGAAAGCTAACCTCCGGGGTCCGGGGTCAGGGGTCAGGGGTCAAGGGGAAAAACTCCGGACCTTGCCTACCGGCAGGCAGGCTCCCAAATCCAAACTCTACATTGTCGGCATTGGACCGGGGGATATTGAACACATTACGCCTGAGGCGCAAAGGGCAATAAAAGAATCAGACGTGATTGTGGGGTACGGCACATATCTTGATTTAATTAAAGAACTGATAAAGGATAAGGAAGTTGTCTCAACAGGGATGACACAGGAGATAGACCGCTGTAAAAAAGCTGTTGAGCTTGCAGTAAGCGGCAAAAATGTTTCTGTTATCAGCGGCGGCGACCCTGGGATATATGCAATGGCAGGGCTGGTGTTTGAGGTTTTGAGGGGTCAAGGAGTCAAGGGGTCAAGGGGTCAAGGAATTAATAAGTCAACTTACCGCTCAAACCCTCGAACCCCTGCCTACCGGACAGGCAGGCTTGCATCCTCGAACCCTGTTGTTAAGGTTGTTCCCGGTATTTCTGCCTTGAACGCATGTGCTTCGCGGCTTGGCGCGCCGCTTATGCATGATTTTGCATCAATAAGCCTTTCAGACAGATTGACCCCGTGGAAACTTATTGAGAAAAGGCTTAACGCAGCGGCAATGGCTGATTTTGTAATTGTCCTGTATAACCCTAAGAGCAAGGGAAGGGCGGAGCATATTAAAAAGGCATTGAAAATTATTTCAAAACACAGAAATTCAGGGACGCCGGTAGGAATAGTAAAAGGCGCAATGAGGGAGAATGAAAAGATAGTTATTACAAACCTGAAAAATATGCTTAAGCACGACATTGATATGCAGACGACAGTGATAATCGGCAACTCGCAGACATATGTCTGGGAGAAATGGATGATAACGCCAAGGGGATATGAGAATAAAAAAAAGTAACAAGAAGGATGAAGGAAGAAGGTTGAAGGATGAAAAATTGCTTCCGAAAAGCTTATCACTCGTCACCCGTCACTCGTCACTTTCTCCTGTTGCTTTCTTCTGGGATGAATCTTTTCTATGGGGGCTGATGGCTTATAATGTACTGAAAAACCTTGGATTGCCATTTGATCTTGTAAGGTCTGCTGATATTAAAAAAGGCTGTCTTAAGAATTACAAAATGTTTTTTGTTCCTGGCGGCTGGGCGTCAAACAAAGGCAAGGCTCTTAGTGAAAGAGGGAGAAAGGCAATAAGGGATTTTGTTGATGCCGGCGGAAATTATCTTGGTCTATGCGGAGGCGCAGGTCTTGCCATCATGGATGGTATCGGGCTTTTGAATGTCACCAGAAAGCCGACAAAAGACAGGATTCCGAGTTTCAGCGGAAGAATTTGCTTAAATGTAAAAGAGCATCCGATTTGGAATGGCATTTCAAATTCCTCATTACCCCCCTTTGTCAAAGGGGGGCGTGGGGGGATTTTTTACCCATCACACATCTTCCACGCTTATTGGCCTTCACAATTTATTTTGAAAGACAAAAAGATAAAGACTCTGGCAACCTTTGGAGATGCCCTGCCTGACGCCTTTAGTTCCGACTTAAATATAGGTGATGTAAATAAAACCGGTAACTGGGCAGAGCTTGAAAAGAGATATCAGATTAATCTTGACCCCGCCCGGCTTATGAATGAGCCTGCAATAATAGAAGGCAAATTCGGGAAGGGAAAAGTGGTATTATCACTTGTACATTTTGATACGCCTGATGATGAAAACGGTCAAATAGTCTTGAGAAATCTGTGGGAATACCTTAGCTGTTTTAGGGGTCAAGGAATCAAGGGGTCAAGGGGTCAAAGGGGAAAAATAAATCATTCACTTGAATCCTTGAATCCAGGAACCCTTGAACCCTCTCAGCTTGTATTAGAACTTGAAACAGCAACTGCAGAGTTCATTTCTTTCGGTGAGCGGAATTTCCTCTGGTTCTGGAGAAACCCCATGCTCCTTCAATGGAGAAGAGGGATAAGGGGGCTTGAATACTGTACATTATTTGTGATGATTAAGGAAATTGTAGAAAGACTAATGGACCGTAAAGCGTTATGCGTTATGGGCTATGAGTTAAAGGAGAAAGACACATCACGCGTTACGCGTTACGTATTACGAATTAAAAAACTGCTGATTCCTTTTATAGAGAAATCAAAACAGCTTCTAATCATGGAAAGACATGCTTTGCAAAACGGGCAGTTATCCCCCATATCCCCTCCCTTGTTAGAGGGGGGCAGGAAGGGGTGCAATGACTCGGAAATTCAAAAAATAAGAACTGAACTTTTTTCTGACACGAAGAGCCATGGGGGGGAGTTTAAAAAACTTATAGATGAAGTGGATAATCTTTTATTTTCCCTGCTAAGCAGTCCCAAGAATCTCTGACAGCTTTTTCCTGAACTTCTCAGGATGCGTCCCTTCCCAGTAAAGCTTTTTACAGCCCTGGCACTGTTTGAATGTTCCGGACGTTTGATATACATATTCAGGGACAAGGTCTTTTACGTTTTCCTTTGGAATGCCGGCAATGATGGCGTTGCATACTGCACACCTGCTCATCAAAGAAAAATCTTTGAGGTTGAGAGCGCTAATTACGACTTTGAGTTGTTCAAAGGGGTTGTTCTCATTTAACAAAAAATATGTTATTCGTGTTTTATTTGCCTCTGCACGCGTATTGTATTCTGCGTATTTCCGCATGTACCGCCTCCTTACAAGGTGCGTGTCTTTTGTGAGGAGAATTCTGTCTTCTTTTAGAGCAATTCTGATAAGAAGGGTGTCTTCAATCCGGGGATAATAGAGGGTGTCATAGCCTAACAATCTTAGCCACCTGGCAAGCCTGCCGAGCATTGAATCGGCTATAAATTTCACCCCTAAATTATAACAAAAATTCTGTAATAAACAATATTTGACAAAATCAGCATATTCCATTACAATGTAACTATGCGAATAAGCCAGATACTCTGGGATGAGGTATCTGTTTATCATATTGCAGGGCATGGTATTACTCCGGCAGAAGTTGAAGAAGCAGTCTTTGAAGGGAACTCGCTTATATTAAAGGGACGGGAGGGAAGATATATTTTATTGTCCCAAACTTTAGCTGGGAGATATTTGACCATTGTTGTAGCCTTCAAATTAAAAGGCAGAGTTAAAGTAATAACTGCACGGGGCATGGACGAAAAAGAACGAAAATATTATCAGAGGGGAGGTAAATAAAAATGAAGAAAAAAATACCTGAGTTTAAAAGTGTTGCAGAAGAAAGAAAGTTTTGGGATACCCATAGTGTCGCAGATTATCTTGATGAGTTAAAGGAGACAAAGGAAATCGTTTTTGAGAGACCGGCTCTTAAGAGAAATTTTCAAATGAGGCTTGATGATGCGACAATTAACCGGCTGAGAAAGCTTGCAGGAATAAAGGGGGTTGATGTATCAACCCTGATAAGAAACTGGATAAAAAAACATCTTGATAAAGAGCTCAAAGTTGCCTAAGTAAAACGCTTATAAGAAATTCTTATAGTACCTATAAGATATATTAAATTTCCTTAACTGAGATTGTAAATTTGTGTAAAAGTAAAATTGTATAATTACTTTCCAGATAAAGCCAAATCCTGAGCAATCAGGAGGCGGAAAGCACCAGATACCGGATAACCGGCATGGCTGAGCTGCCTAAGGGGAGAACCCAGGGCAAGCTCAGCTTTTTTGTTTGTGAATTCCCCCTTACTAAAGGGGGATTGAGGGGGTTGTAACTCCGTATACTCCCCTCTCCCGA
Proteins encoded in this region:
- the cbpB gene encoding peptide-modifying radical SAM enzyme CbpB, translated to MKNTRGLSFSNIDADWKLALDPDNVFWGIIPRDNGKFILPDNLMDLYKKERKHLDTELHNFRFNADLNCIYIDPTDRCNANCPYCYIPSKIRKQGSQMTAEDLDKALAKIEEHFKNIKKKPVIVFHAAEPLLVKNILFDAIKKYHNKFLFGIQTNALLLKKEDVGFIKKHRIGIGISLDAARADINNCSRVTAKGGGNFKKAVQALDWFAGYEGLNVICTVTKYNVDRLSELVKFLHKKKVPCVLLNPVRLTQRRAVNLKPDDMLFAKNLIHAVETAINLSRKSGRQIVVGNFANVILAIISPTARRMMCDISPCGGGRTFLTVTADGSMVPCGEFISMKEFSGGNIFKTSISSAMSSKPFKKIRTRIVEKIDECNTCNFRHICGSPCPAEMHARGNIYQKAAFCEFYKEIIKYAFKIIAEDKVKYLLREGSLDQMHYEYQFK
- a CDS encoding Mut7-C RNAse domain-containing protein codes for the protein MKFIADSMLGRLARWLRLLGYDTLYYPRIEDTLLIRIALKEDRILLTKDTHLVRRRYMRKYAEYNTRAEANKTRITYFLLNENNPFEQLKVVISALNLKDFSLMSRCAVCNAIIAGIPKENVKDLVPEYVYQTSGTFKQCQGCKKLYWEGTHPEKFRKKLSEILGTA
- a CDS encoding HD domain-containing protein, with product MNGNDLNFFKNWFASFTKSFYFKNEEDQQNIILKVEHTYNVCVNIIKIAGDLGFDDNAMMLAETTALFHDLGRFPQYAKYKTFKDNISINHGLLGARTLIEEKILQRLSEKEQNLIVQAVKFHNTFRIPKLNNDAVILFLKLIRDADKLDILRVFIEYYETPLDKRASAAGLGLIDSPEYSKEILTCFHKRQIPSYTTLKTLCDFKLMKLTWLYDLNFQDTFKLLLERNYINRLVRYLPDAEEINRAVEALKEFVRQKASAQEVF
- the cobM gene encoding precorrin-4 C(11)-methyltransferase; translated protein: MQTLKVYFIGAGPGDPELITIKGRRILDNADVVIYAGSLVNPELLKGIKAEVHDSSKMTLDEIIRIMSGSIAKGNTVARLHTGDTSFYSAISEQIEKLRELKIEYEVVPGVSSAMAGAAALGQELTIPEISQTVIFTRIEGRTPVPEAERLGELARHNATMVIFLSVGMIEKVRDELLKGYSADTPVAVIERVSWHDERIVKGALKDIAEMVRNAGIAKTALIYVGESLKAPDEQLKKESKLYNKDFKHGYRS
- a CDS encoding BrnT family toxin, translated to MRISQILWDEVSVYHIAGHGITPAEVEEAVFEGNSLILKGREGRYILLSQTLAGRYLTIVVAFKLKGRVKVITARGMDEKERKYYQRGGK
- a CDS encoding cobalt-precorrin-5B (C(1))-methyltransferase, which gives rise to MKKNLRSGYTTGACAAAAAKAAALLVMRNALCVIGKKSNGKPVTRHALRLTDVKIPFPDGSRHKFKIHNTGYRMQDKIVRASVIKDAGDDPDVTNGAEIVAEVRLQRSGVRGKGSEKTRIFISGGKGVGIVTKPGLAVPVGEPAINPVPRKMIEEAVMEAIKDSCELRVRSYELTDKKDSKLRNLEVTISVINGEELAKKTLNHRLGIVGGISILGTTGIVKPVSTEAWTATITSSMDVARAMGHREIVLSSGRTSEKAHMMKFNFPEECYVMMGDYLEFSLLEAKKHRFGKIHLCAQWAKMLKIAMATPQTHVRHGAIDLKQTVEFLRKQGQCVSSKGQGSRVKPACSVGRGQGLLDGEFNTAHEIFDCINSSPRLYPSSIFSKVSSAAKKYAEGIMGGISVIGHLVSYDGEVIISCD
- a CDS encoding cobalamin biosynthesis protein: MDTEVKTPVVFYVTKNGLNLGKHLKVIYPGTQVLKFKPEDVVRLWHKNKTFIFIMASGIAVRTIAPLIKDKRTDPAVVVLDEKGRYAVSLLSGHLGGANRIAKEVAGFFGGRPVITTASDISNLTAMDLWAEGNNLAIENWNLLPKISTRLIDNGRLNVYVEQVSGIKLPAEFLAVKAPKDADVIITNKAGGLRALPAGRQVLLSKLFLRPKDLVIGIGCNSGTSAEEIESAVKKTLKKNNLSFLSIHSIATIDIKGRETGLIAFAKKYNFKINTFTPDEINSVISNLCSLAFNFSAAAYKATGAKGVAEPAAILAAETDNLLVLKQKSGNLPVAKANLRGPGSGVRGQGEKLRTLPTGRQAPKSKLYIVGIGPGDIEHITPEAQRAIKESDVIVGYGTYLDLIKELIKDKEVVSTGMTQEIDRCKKAVELAVSGKNVSVISGGDPGIYAMAGLVFEVLRGQGVKGSRGQGINKSTYRSNPRTPAYRTGRLASSNPVVKVVPGISALNACASRLGAPLMHDFASISLSDRLTPWKLIEKRLNAAAMADFVIVLYNPKSKGRAEHIKKALKIISKHRNSGTPVGIVKGAMRENEKIVITNLKNMLKHDIDMQTTVIIGNSQTYVWEKWMITPRGYENKKK
- the cobI gene encoding precorrin-2 C(20)-methyltransferase, whose product is MTGRLYVIGVGPGDPELLTMKAVRILKTVNCICVPKGREEGSSLALSIVKKALNLDGKEIIEAYFPMRKTKRQYQSIRVSECQRKTDASRSLDCELNSMWQQTVETVLSRLSKGTNVVFITLGDPAVYSTFFYLFDSLLELNPALNIEIIPGVSSINASAAAAKISLGLADEKIAILPVNYIDDLAKTLMNFDSVVLMKVHKVFNDIRKTLNEMNLLDNAVYIARAGMEDEKIFKDIRDVKEKDLNYFSMVIVRK
- the cbiE gene encoding precorrin-6y C5,15-methyltransferase (decarboxylating) subunit CbiE; the encoded protein is MIKIYAIGIGYKPLDKKAQEIIFNSEIILASKRLFEVFKRYQEFKKIKDRVKVINNVDETLSFIKGLLTSRITPHALRPIVLLASGDPMFFGIGRRLVEEFGRDKVEILPDLSSIQLAFSRIKEVWSDAFLMSLHGGPDPKKRRKLKNGLEDIQMLLEKHNKIAILTDKVNNPSVIAKELTSSFIPHYSSLTMFVCERLDYPDEKIIKGTPEKIAKMRFREPNVVIIEGQGSSSKVQDYKIDFGMKEDEIVHSRGLITKDEIRAIAIHKLRLPQNGVLWDIGAGSGSISIEAARLFPSLRVFAIEKDGNQISNIKKNKIRFNTANVLIIKGEAPDALKRLPAPDRVFIGGSGGRLGRIISFIAKLPVGIIIINAVTIETLNEAVKGLESKGFKTRVSEVAVSRSRLIGGRMHMSALNPIFIITGEKRLK